The DNA region CGTATGGGTGGATGAAGGAAACTACCGTATTGAATTTCGGAATATTGCGGAAAATGCTCCCTCGACGTTCACCGAGCAGCAGGATGCCAACACCAATCTGACCCATCATGTTGCGGCAGATACGATTCCAGTGGAGGTTATTGGGAGGTTGTATGATTTTCAAGTTACGGATATCTCCGATTATAATTGGGAGAACGTGTTTCGCCAGCAGCTCGGGAGTTTAGAGCCGACAGGGGTGAGCTACTGGACAGGACTTAATAGTATTGATGGTGATCCACGAGGGAATCTGGCACCATTCGTGTTACCTGTTCGCCAAGGCAGTCACCCTGTGCAGGGTTTCAGTAATGTTGCGGTGAAAACGGGTTACCATGTCAAATTCGACTTGAAAACAAAAGGCAATATGTTTGGCAAACAGGATGGTGTTCGAATTACACCAACGTTCTATTTTGTAAGCAAAGATGGCTCTTCCAGACAAGAAGTCGATTTATATTACCACCGCGGTCAAGAACGACTTATTCGTATAGGATCGGAACAGGATTTGGAGAAACGGTATGTTGTCCTGAACTCGAGGTTGCGCAATGTACCCGGCACGGAATTGGGGGATACAGCGCGTTATCAGTATACTTATGAACTGACAGCCGATGAACGCAACCAGAGTGCGCTCGCTGATTATATGGTTCGGTTTGTAGATCAAACCTCTCACCAGAAAACGTGGGTAGGCCGCTATGATTGGATGATCCTGCCCGCTTCCATTCGTACACTGATTGGACCAAAGACGGACATTCCTTCTGGTGTTAGTGTGGACCGAGCGAATGCGGCTATCCAGCGTTGGTACGGGGAATACAGCTTGCCTGCAGATGTTTACGTCGTGCCAAAGGGAACAAATCTCGAAACGTTCGCCGGACAAAATCAACTGGATGAAAAGGCTTCTGTATTTCTGAAGGACGGCTATATCGTGGTCAACTTTAATATGGAGACACTTCGGAATGGAAGTACAGAGGCTCCACACCTGCAATACATTTACGCTCCACTGATGAATCAGTGGCAGATGGAAGGTTTCAACGATAGTCCAGTAGACAGTCAAGGCAGAACTTGGCCCCTGAAGGATGGTGATGTGGTCTTTTACCACGCAGATCAGTCCAGCCGTAACGATTTTCAGTCTCAGGTGCCGCATTAAAAGATAGACATCAGCGCTGATTGAATCATGTAAGAGATGTAAAGACTGTCAGCCTAAATAAAACAAGTCAAAAATAAGCCGCCTGGATGCTTTTACGCATTAAAGGCGGCTGTTGGCTTATAACATTGAATTGCAATAAATACCCATTTTTTTGTTGAATATCAAGCCAAATGGTTAATATAAAACTTGACGGTTTGTTTTTTTTCATAATAGACCACAATTCTAATGAAGGGGGGTTACAAAGAGAATTCTTTTTGCACCTGAAATGCTCCAATTATTCGATTCATCTAATTTATGCATCAATTGGACTAAAAATAGGAAATGCTCCTGAGCGCAAAAGTTTATAGAATAGATATTAGAACACGGACTTCAATGGATAACGTTGAGGAAGGTGTAACCTTCGAACGGATAAGGACAGTATTCGACATCTGTGCGACGGTATATATAATCATCGTATAACTATGATTTTGAAAACGCAGACAAACCTTGACGGGAGCGTCGGAACAACGTTACTACCACCAACAGCACGATTATTGGACTTCATGAAAAATTTAGCTTAAAATGTTGAACGAACGCAAATTACGGCTTAGTCAATGATTTCCGTCAAAAACTTATGACTAAATCAAGACGGAGGGAACGTCGATGACGATCGAGGAAGGCAACAAGAAACCCTGGGAAAGTTACTATGGCCCCAATATGGGATACGTACAGGAACAATATGAATTATATTCCCAAGATCCAGGTGCAGTGACACCGGCTTATCGGGAATTATTTGAACAATGGGGTGCTCCGCCGATGTCTGGCAAGGATGCACATACAGCCTCGTATTCTGGCAACGCCCAAAAGGCTTCCGGAAGCGTGGATATTCAATTATTACAGAAAGCGGTTACAGCAGGGAAACTGGTTATGAATATTCGTACCTATGGTCATCTTGCAGCCGATATTGATCCACTAGGAATCAGTGAAGATTCAGATACTTCTTTGCTCGAACCGAAGCATTTTGAATTAAATGAAGAGGATTTGAAAGCCCTGCCCGCTTCCCTGATCTGGGAGGGTGCAGATGGACAGACTGTGACAGGATTGGATGCCATCCAGCGCCTGCGGCAAATATATACGGGTCCTATCGCTTATGAATTCAGCCATGTGCATGAAGTTCATGAGCGGGAGTGGCTGAACCGCCGTGCAGAATCTCGTACTTCACCGGCACCGCTTAATCCGGAGGAGCGTAAGGCTTTGCTGGAACGTTTGGTTGAAGTTGAGCAATTTGAAGATTTCCTTCACAAAACATTTGTTGGACAAAAACGCTTCTCCATTGAAGGTAACGACGTTTTAGTCCCTATGCTGGATGAAGCCGTCCGAATTATGGCACACGCAGGTTCGAGTCATATTTTGATGGGGATGGCTCACCGTGGTCGATTGAACGTACTTGCTCATGTACTGGGCAAGCCGTACAGCAAAATTTTCTCTGAATTCCATCATTCTCCGAACAAGGATTTGGTTCCTTCCGAAGGGTCAACAGGAATCAATTACGGTTGGACGGGGGATGTCAAATATCATCTCGGTGCAAACCGTTATGTAAAAGACGGTGAAACAGTGCAAGCGCGTCTTACCCTTGCCAATAACCCGAGTCACCTGGAATATGTCAACCCAGTTGTACAGGGCTTTGCACGTGCAGCCCAGGATGATCGCCGTGATCCGGGGTATCCGAAGCAGGATGTAACCAAAGCGGCAACTATTCTGATGCATGGTGATGCGGCCTTCCCTGGGGAAGGTATTGTAGCCGAAACGCTCAATTTCAAAGCTTTGCCTGGTTACCAAAATGGCGGCACGATTCATATTATCGTGAACAACCGTCTTGGATTCACCACAGACAGCAGCGATTCACGCTCAACGTACTATGCGAGTGACCTTGCCAAAGGATATGAGATCCCTATTGTGCATGTCAATGCAGACAACCCGGATGCATGTATTGCGGCCATTCGTATGGCAGCAGAATACCGTAACCTGTTCAAAAAGGACTTCCTGATTGACCTGATCGGTTACCGTCGTTATGGTCATAACGAAACGGATGATCCGGAGACAACACAGCCGACAGTGTATGACAAAGTAAAAGCTCATCCAACGGTTAGCCACTTGTATCAGGATCATCTGAAAGAGGAATCTGTAATCGACGATGCTTCCATCAACAGCATTCGTGAGGCTGTGACGAACCGCCTAAAAGAAGCATATGAGCAGATGAAGAACAATGAAGTACATGAATATTATCAACGTCAAATTAGCGAGCCAGAAGCAGTTTCAGTTATTCCAACTGCGGTACCATTGGAAAATCTGCGGGCAATTAACGCAGACTTGCTGAAATGGCCAGAGAATTTTAATGTGTATCCGAAGTTGCAGCGCATTTTGCAGCGCAGAAGCACGTCTCTGAATGAAGGTGAGAAAGTAGACTGGAGTCTTGCAGAGACGCTTGCTTTCGCTACTATTCTTGCGGATGGCAAACCGATCCGGATCAGTGGACAGGATGCAGAACGTGCAACGTTTGCCCATCGGAATCTGGTGTTGCATGATTCCGAGAATGGAGAGAAATTCTGCCCACTGCATCATCTGCCGCAGGCAAGAGCATCCTTTGCCATCTACAATAGTCCGTTGTCTGAGGAGTCTGTAGTTGGTTTCGAATACGGATATAACGTATATTCACCAGATACGCTCGTCATCTGGGAAGCTCAATTCGGAGATTTTGCCAACTGTGCACAGGTTATTTTTGACCAGTTCGTGTCTGCGGGCCGTGCCAAATGGTCTCAGAAATCCAGTCTGGTCATGTTGCTTCCGCATGCGAACGAAGGTCAGGGACCTGAGCATACAAGTGCTCGACTGGAACGTTTCCTACAGCTTTGTGCAGAAGATAATATGACCGTTGCGAACTTGACGAGTGCATCGCAGTATTTCCATCTGCTGCGTCGTCAGGCTTCCTTGACCGAAACAGAGGATGCCCGTCCGCTGGTTATGATGTCGCCGAAAAGTCTCATTCGTAATCCACGTGTTGCTTCACCTGCTACAGAATTCAGCGAAGGCAAGTTTGAACCGGTGCTGGAGCAAGCAGGATTGGGCACGAAACCGGATCGCGTAGAGCGCATTATTTTGTGCAGTGGTAAAATCGCCATCGATCTGGAAGATGCTTTTGAGAAAGACAAAGCGGATTGGTCCTGGTTACACATTATTCGTGTTGAACAGCTGTATCCGTTCCCGGCGGAAGAAATCAAGCGCGTACTCGCACGTTTCAGCAAGCTGAAAGAGCTGGTGTGGGTTCAGGAAGAAAACAAAAACATGGGTGCCTGGACATACATGGAGCCACGTCTTCGTGAGATCGCGCCAGAAGGCACAACCGTTAAATACGAAGGTCGCCCGGAACATGCGAGTCCTTCCAGCGGTTATCAACTGGTGCATGGCATGGAACAGCAGCAGATTATTACAGCAGCGTTGAAGCAAACGACGAAAAATAATATTCCACTGGGGAGGTAACAGCTGTGAGTGAAATTAAAGTACCTGCAATGGGTGAGTCGATAACGGAAGGAACTGTATCCAGATGGATGGTCAAAGAAGGAGAAACCGTAAATCAGGGTGATGTTCTTCTGGAGCTTGAAACGGATAAAGTAAATATTGAGATCAGTGCTGAAGAGAGCGGTGTGCTTGAGAAAATTATTCGCCAGGAAGGCGAAACTGTAGTGATCGGTGAAACGATCGGAACAATTTCGGCTGGAGCAGGAGGAGGAAGCGGCACGCCCGCTTCCCAACCAGCGGCGACTGAACAGAAACAAGCATCTGCTCCTGCACCGGAAGCTCCAACACCGCCACCAGCACCCGTTGCTGTAGCACCTGACTCTTCGGATAGCAGCTCGAAGACAGCTTCACCGTCTGCACGCAAACTTGCACGTGAGCGTGGTATTGAGTTGGATCAGGTACAAAGCAAGGATCCGATTGGACGTGTGTATCAGGATGATGTGAAGACTCACAGTACTCAGGCAACCGCTCCTTCAGCGCCTCCTGCTAAAGCTCCTGCGGCAGCACCGAGTGCTCCGGCAGCTGGGAGTTCCACGTATACCAAACCGGTGGAGCGTCAGCGCATGTCCCGCCGTCGTGCTACCATTGCGAAACGCCTGGTAGAAGCGCAGCAGACCGCAGCCATGTTGACTACTTTTAACGAAGTGGATATGACGGCAATTATGGATGTTCGTAAACGCCGTAAGGACAAGTTCAAAGAGAAACATGAAATCAATCTTGGCTTTATGTCCTTCTTCACCAAAGCGGTTGTCGGCGCACTGAAAAAGTTTCCGACCATCAACGCGGAGATTGATGGCGAAGATGTAGTACTCAAGAAGTACTATGATATCGGTATCGCCGTATCTGCCAAAGAAGGGCTTGTCGTACCGGTTGTACGGGATGCCGACCGTCTGGGCTTCGCTGAGATTGAGAAGAGCATTGCGGACCTGGCGTCCAAAGCTCGTTCCAACACGCTGGCGTTGTCTGATCTGCAAGGAGGAACGTTCACCATTACCAATGGTGGAACATTTGGTTCCCTGTTGTCGACGCCAATTTTGAATACACCTCAAG from Paenibacillus sp. JNUCC-31 includes:
- the odhB gene encoding 2-oxoglutarate dehydrogenase complex dihydrolipoyllysine-residue succinyltransferase, with the protein product MSEIKVPAMGESITEGTVSRWMVKEGETVNQGDVLLELETDKVNIEISAEESGVLEKIIRQEGETVVIGETIGTISAGAGGGSGTPASQPAATEQKQASAPAPEAPTPPPAPVAVAPDSSDSSSKTASPSARKLARERGIELDQVQSKDPIGRVYQDDVKTHSTQATAPSAPPAKAPAAAPSAPAAGSSTYTKPVERQRMSRRRATIAKRLVEAQQTAAMLTTFNEVDMTAIMDVRKRRKDKFKEKHEINLGFMSFFTKAVVGALKKFPTINAEIDGEDVVLKKYYDIGIAVSAKEGLVVPVVRDADRLGFAEIEKSIADLASKARSNTLALSDLQGGTFTITNGGTFGSLLSTPILNTPQVGILGMHKIQLRPVAIDAERMENRPMMYIALSYDHRIIDGSEAVRFLVTVKELLEDPESLLIEG
- a CDS encoding 2-oxoglutarate dehydrogenase E1 component, whose protein sequence is MTIEEGNKKPWESYYGPNMGYVQEQYELYSQDPGAVTPAYRELFEQWGAPPMSGKDAHTASYSGNAQKASGSVDIQLLQKAVTAGKLVMNIRTYGHLAADIDPLGISEDSDTSLLEPKHFELNEEDLKALPASLIWEGADGQTVTGLDAIQRLRQIYTGPIAYEFSHVHEVHEREWLNRRAESRTSPAPLNPEERKALLERLVEVEQFEDFLHKTFVGQKRFSIEGNDVLVPMLDEAVRIMAHAGSSHILMGMAHRGRLNVLAHVLGKPYSKIFSEFHHSPNKDLVPSEGSTGINYGWTGDVKYHLGANRYVKDGETVQARLTLANNPSHLEYVNPVVQGFARAAQDDRRDPGYPKQDVTKAATILMHGDAAFPGEGIVAETLNFKALPGYQNGGTIHIIVNNRLGFTTDSSDSRSTYYASDLAKGYEIPIVHVNADNPDACIAAIRMAAEYRNLFKKDFLIDLIGYRRYGHNETDDPETTQPTVYDKVKAHPTVSHLYQDHLKEESVIDDASINSIREAVTNRLKEAYEQMKNNEVHEYYQRQISEPEAVSVIPTAVPLENLRAINADLLKWPENFNVYPKLQRILQRRSTSLNEGEKVDWSLAETLAFATILADGKPIRISGQDAERATFAHRNLVLHDSENGEKFCPLHHLPQARASFAIYNSPLSEESVVGFEYGYNVYSPDTLVIWEAQFGDFANCAQVIFDQFVSAGRAKWSQKSSLVMLLPHANEGQGPEHTSARLERFLQLCAEDNMTVANLTSASQYFHLLRRQASLTETEDARPLVMMSPKSLIRNPRVASPATEFSEGKFEPVLEQAGLGTKPDRVERIILCSGKIAIDLEDAFEKDKADWSWLHIIRVEQLYPFPAEEIKRVLARFSKLKELVWVQEENKNMGAWTYMEPRLREIAPEGTTVKYEGRPEHASPSSGYQLVHGMEQQQIITAALKQTTKNNIPLGR